In the genome of Priestia aryabhattai, the window TCAAGATTTTATTCCAAATGACTTGCACTTGTTTCGGTTAACGAGCGAAACGTATCAAGAAATAATGGGTCTAGCGGCTGAAAACGGAATAGAGATTCAAGAGCCGAACGTATTTAACGAACAAAAAAGGCATCAAAACAGTCCAGAGCTTGCCTATTTAGAACGATATTATGATGAACGGCCAACGCCGGAATTTCAGTCAGAGCCCGAGCACATTCAGCTGCTACCGGCTGTTAGCCGAAGAGCAGAAGTTGAAGGGATTGCAAGAGAAGTGCTGTCGCTTGTGCGCGATCATGGGTATCGCTATCGTGATATTGCCTTGATTGTTAGAAATGCAGAAGACTATCATGATTTGCTTCAAACCATTTTTCGAGATTATGAAATTCCGTACTTTATTGACCAAAAGCGCGCGATGTTTCACCATCCACTCGTTGAATTTATTCGCTCAATCTTAGAGGTGGTAAGTGGGTCATGGCGATATGAAACAATCTTTCGAGCAGTGAAAACAGATCTTTTATTTCCTTTGTCATCCGATGTGCACCAGCTCCGTGAAGAGATGGATGAATTAGAAAATTACGTACTTGCTTACGGTATTCAAGGATCTAAGTGGACGAGTAAGGAACCATTCACCTACAGAAAATATCGTTCGCTTGAAGACATGAACCTTGGGAAAACGGACGAAGAGCTTGCTTTTGAACAAAAAATAAATGAATTGAAAAATATGATTGTCCCTCCTATTTACTCGCTTCAGCAAAAATTAAAACAAGCGAAAATAGGAAAAGAAAAAGCAGAAGCGCTCTATCGTTTTTTAACGAATTTAGATATTCCACAAAAGATAGAAGCGCTGCGCAATCGATGTGAAGAAGAAGGAAAGCTTCAAGAAGCAAGAGAGCACGAGCAGGTATGGAAAGCAATTCTTCACTTATTTGACCAGTTTGTTGAAATGATGGGAGAAGAGAAAGTATCGATTCGTTTGTTCGCAGATCTATTTGAGACAGGGCTTGATAGCATGCAGTTTGCACTTGTTCCGCCTGCACTGGATCAAGTGGTTGTTGCAAGCTTCGAGCGTTCGCGTTTATCCCACATCAAAGCAAGCTTTGTGTTAGGTGTAAACGACGGTGTGATTCCAGCTAAACCAAAAAGCGATGGCCTGTTATCTGAAAAGGAGAGAGAGCAGCTGCTTGAATCAGGTCTATTACTTGCGCCAACTGGAAGACAAAAGCTGTTTGACGAACAATTTCTCATTTATTTAGCACTTTCCAGTTCTTCTGAAAAACTTTATGTTTCGTATCCTCTTGCCAATGAGGAAGGGAAGACACTGCTGCCTTCGCTCGTTATTAATCGAGTAAAAGAGCTATTTCCGCTGCTGCAGGAAAAGCTGTTAATGACGGAACCTACGGATTTAGAAGAGGAAAAGCAAGTTGATTATATAACAAATCCTTTAACGAGCATCGCGCATTTAGCCAGCCAGCTGCAAGGATGGAAACGTCATTATCCGATGAGTTCCGCTTGGTGGGATGTATATAATTTTTATGTAGAAAATCCAGATTGGAACTCATACAGTGAGAGAGTACTAAGCAGCTTATTTTATAAAAATGAAGCAAAACGGTTAACAAAGAAAACGAGTCAGCGTCTGTATGGAAAACATATTCAAGCAAGCGTATCGAGAATGGAAAAATTTGAAGCCTGTCCATATGCCCATTTTGCTTCTCACGGGCTCAAGCTTAAAGAACGAAAAGTTTTCAAATTAGCAGCTCCTGACATAGGCGAGTTATTTCACTCGGCGTTGAAGATGATTTCAGACGAGCTTCGCGGCGGTCAAAAAGAATGGAAGAACTTAACGAGAAAAGACTGTCAGCAGCTTTCTACGGATGCGGTGCATGAACTTGCTCCGCGCTTACAAAACGAAATTTTATTGAGCTCCAATCGCCACCACTATTTAACGCATAAGCTGCAGCAAATTATTGAACGGGCGTCGCTTGTGTTAAGTGAGCACGCTAAGGTGAGCGGGTTTGTTCCTGTTGGATTGGAATTAGGGTTTGGACCTAGCGGGGAGCTGCCTTCTATGCAGTTTACACTGCCAAATGGCCATACGATGGAGCTTATTGGCCGAATTGACAGAGTGGATAAAGCGGAAAGCTCCAAAGGACTTTTACTGCGCATTGTAGACTATAAATCAAGCGATAAAGCATTAAACTTAGTGGAAGTGTACTACGGTTTATCTCTTCAAATTTTAGCTTATTTAGACATAGTCGTGACGTATGCTGAACAGCTTCTTCATGATAATAGAGGAGCATTGCCTGCTGGCGTTCTTTATTTCCACGTTCATAATCCAATGATCAACAGTACTAAAGCATTACAGCCTGATCAAATTGAAGCTGAAATCTTTAAGAAGTTTAAAATGAAAGGACTGCTTTTAGGAGATGAGGAAGCAGTACGGTTAATGGACGAAACGTTAGAGTCAGGGCACTCACAGGTTATATCGGCTGGCATTAAAAAGACAGGGGGCTTTTATTCCAATTCTTCGGTTGCGTGCGAAGAAGATTTTACACATCTCCGTCAGCATGTGCGAGGTAAGTTTGTGGAGGCAGGTACAGAGATTACAAATGGAAAAATTGATATTTCGCCTTATAAGCTAAAAGATAAAACACCATGTGCGTTTTGTGAATACCGCTCAATCTGTCAGTTCGATGAATCAATGGAAAACAATGAATATCGTCAGCTTAGTGCAGAGAGCCAAAGTGTTATTTTAGATAAAATTCGAGAGGAGGCCAAACGAGATGAGTAAAGATATACACGTAAAACCGGCCGACTCCCAGTGGACGGATGATCAGTGGAACGCTATTGTTTCATCCGGTCAAGATATATTAGTAGCCGCGGCAGCTGGCTCAGGAAAAACAGCGGTTTTAGTCGAACGTATTATTAAAAAGATTACGATGGGTGATGAACCAATCGATGTTGATAGATTACTCGTTGCTACGTTTACAAATGCTTCCGCAGCTGAAATGAGAAATCGAATTGGAGAAGCATTGGAAAAAGAGTTGAAAAAGAATCCATCTTCTTTACACTTGCGCAGACAGCTTAATTTATTAAACCGTGCGTCGATTTCTACGCTCCATTCTTTTTGTTTAGAAGTCATTCGAACGTATTATTATTTGATTGATGTAGATCCTGGTTTTCGGATTGCAGATGATACGGAAGCGGATCTTCTTCGGGAAGAAGTATTAGAAGAATTGTTTGAAGAACAGTACAGTATTGAACAGAACGAGCGATTCTTTGATCTAATTGATCGTTATACAAGTGACAGAAATGACTTAGATATTCAGCTTATGGTAAGAAAGCTATATGACTTTGCAAGGTCTAACCCTGACCCAAACGGCTGGCTTGAAATGATCGTGAGTCAATATGATGTGACAGAAGACTCTTCTATTGATTCACTTCCGTTTCTGTCTTTTCTTTTACAAGAAGTAACAACGCAGCTGATGGGCATTGAGTCGATTTTAAAACAGGGCTTAGAGCTAACAAAGCTGCCAGGAGGGCCTGCTCCTCGCGCCGTTAATGCAGAGGAAGACTTAGCTCAAATTCATCGGCTGCTCAGCGCTTCTAAGCATTCTTTTGCTGATTTGCATGAGGAAATGCAGAATTTAAATTTTACTCGTTTAAAGCCATGTAAAGGAGAAGCATACGACTCGCAGCTTCTAGATGATTTCGGAGAGCTTCGCAAAAAAGCTAAGACAAGCCTTGAAAAACTTCATGCTGATTTGTTTTCTAGACCTTTGCACGGCTACATGGCTGATTTTGAAAAAATGAAGCCTGTTATTGAAACGCTAATCTTTTTAGTTCAACGCTTCGGTGAACGATATGAACACCTCAAAAAAGAGAAAGGGTTAGTGGATTTTTCTGATTTAGAACATTATTGCCTGCAAATTTTGAGTGTAAAAGAAGACGGTGTGCTTAAGCCTTCGTCCATTGCCCAAAAATATCGCACTCAGTTTGAAGAGGTGCTTGTTGACGAATATCAAGATACAAATATGGTTCAAGAAACACTGATTAAATTAGTGACGAGAGATAGTGAAGAACAAGGAAATTTATTTATGGTTGGAGACGTAAAACAATCCATTTACCGCTTTCGTTTAGCGGAGCCATTTTTGTTTTTAACAAAGTACAAGCGCTTTACGCAGGATGGACGACAGTTTGGAAAACGTATTGATTTGAACAAAAACTTCCGCAGTCGTTCCCAAGTGCTTGATGCTACAAACTTTATTTTTAACCAGCTGATGGATGAAGAAGTCGGAGAAATTGCATATGACGATGATGCTTCTTTAAAATTAGGAGCATTGTATCCAAAAGTGGAAGGAATGGAAACGGAGCTTTTGCTAATTGCAAAAGAAAATGCAGAAGAAGGAGCGGAGGAAGAATCGGATTCTTCTCTCGTCGCTTTTTCAGAAGCAGAGCTTGAAACGGCTCAGTTAGAGGCAAGAGCAATGGCGCGTAAAATTAAAGAACTCGTTCAAAATCGTTTTCAAATATATGATCGCAAGCTCGATATCATGCGAAACGTGACGTATCGCGATTTTGTTATTTTGCTTCGTTCTATGCCTTGGGCTGCGCAGATCATGGATGAATTTAAGCAAGAAGGCGTGCCGATTTATGCCGATTTATCAACAGGCTATTTTGATGCTACTGAAGTGATGATTATGATGTCTTTATTAAAAGTAGTAGATAACCCGCATCAAGACATTCCGTTAGCTTCTGTTCTTCGCTCACCGGTAGTAGGGCTTTCAGACGAAGAGTTAGCTACACTGAGAGCAGAGCAAAAGAAAGGAACGTATTACGATGCGTTAAAAACGTACTTAGCGGTTTCAGATCATGAGGAACTTCGCGACAAAGTAAAATATTTCTATGAGCAGTTAAAAGCATGGAGAACACAAGCTAGACAAAGCTCTTTATCAGAACTAGTCTGGCAAATTTACCGCGATACGGGTTTCTTTGAATTTGTTGGCGGACTTCCTGGCGGGAAACAGCGTCAAGCCAATTTACGTGCTCTTTACGATCGCGCTCGCCAGTATGAGGCGACTTCATTTAGAGGTCTGTTTCGATTTTTACGCTTTATTGAACGCATGCAGGATCGAGGGAATGATTTAGGAGCTGCTCGAGCACTGGGGGAACAAGAAGATGTGGTGCGTTTGATGACTATCCACAGCAGTAAAGGTCTTGAATTTCCTGTTGTTTTCGTAGCTGGTCTTGCTCGTCAGTTTAACTTGATGGACTTGAATAAAGCGTATTTACTCGATAAAGAACTAGGTTTTGGATCTAAATATATTGATCCTAAACTACGTATTACGTACCCAACTCTTCTTCAGCAGACCA includes:
- the addB gene encoding helicase-exonuclease AddAB subunit AddB; translated protein: MGLQFLLGRSGSGKTEYLLNSMRQELLNAPLGHPLIYIVPEQMTFQSEYALVQTPGLEGMMRAQVYSFTRLAWRILQEVGGISRYHVDQTGIHMMLKKIIEHQKEELRLFANSSEQAGFIEELEKMVKEFKQYTVDAPSLEEMKQKLQAEDEKVLADKLHDLHLIYGELEKQLMTKYVDGEDYLKLLSEKVASSAYLAQATIYVDGFHHYTPQELTVLVELMKVCREVKIAVTSDYSYQDFIPNDLHLFRLTSETYQEIMGLAAENGIEIQEPNVFNEQKRHQNSPELAYLERYYDERPTPEFQSEPEHIQLLPAVSRRAEVEGIAREVLSLVRDHGYRYRDIALIVRNAEDYHDLLQTIFRDYEIPYFIDQKRAMFHHPLVEFIRSILEVVSGSWRYETIFRAVKTDLLFPLSSDVHQLREEMDELENYVLAYGIQGSKWTSKEPFTYRKYRSLEDMNLGKTDEELAFEQKINELKNMIVPPIYSLQQKLKQAKIGKEKAEALYRFLTNLDIPQKIEALRNRCEEEGKLQEAREHEQVWKAILHLFDQFVEMMGEEKVSIRLFADLFETGLDSMQFALVPPALDQVVVASFERSRLSHIKASFVLGVNDGVIPAKPKSDGLLSEKEREQLLESGLLLAPTGRQKLFDEQFLIYLALSSSSEKLYVSYPLANEEGKTLLPSLVINRVKELFPLLQEKLLMTEPTDLEEEKQVDYITNPLTSIAHLASQLQGWKRHYPMSSAWWDVYNFYVENPDWNSYSERVLSSLFYKNEAKRLTKKTSQRLYGKHIQASVSRMEKFEACPYAHFASHGLKLKERKVFKLAAPDIGELFHSALKMISDELRGGQKEWKNLTRKDCQQLSTDAVHELAPRLQNEILLSSNRHHYLTHKLQQIIERASLVLSEHAKVSGFVPVGLELGFGPSGELPSMQFTLPNGHTMELIGRIDRVDKAESSKGLLLRIVDYKSSDKALNLVEVYYGLSLQILAYLDIVVTYAEQLLHDNRGALPAGVLYFHVHNPMINSTKALQPDQIEAEIFKKFKMKGLLLGDEEAVRLMDETLESGHSQVISAGIKKTGGFYSNSSVACEEDFTHLRQHVRGKFVEAGTEITNGKIDISPYKLKDKTPCAFCEYRSICQFDESMENNEYRQLSAESQSVILDKIREEAKRDE
- the addA gene encoding helicase-exonuclease AddAB subunit AddA, translated to MSKDIHVKPADSQWTDDQWNAIVSSGQDILVAAAAGSGKTAVLVERIIKKITMGDEPIDVDRLLVATFTNASAAEMRNRIGEALEKELKKNPSSLHLRRQLNLLNRASISTLHSFCLEVIRTYYYLIDVDPGFRIADDTEADLLREEVLEELFEEQYSIEQNERFFDLIDRYTSDRNDLDIQLMVRKLYDFARSNPDPNGWLEMIVSQYDVTEDSSIDSLPFLSFLLQEVTTQLMGIESILKQGLELTKLPGGPAPRAVNAEEDLAQIHRLLSASKHSFADLHEEMQNLNFTRLKPCKGEAYDSQLLDDFGELRKKAKTSLEKLHADLFSRPLHGYMADFEKMKPVIETLIFLVQRFGERYEHLKKEKGLVDFSDLEHYCLQILSVKEDGVLKPSSIAQKYRTQFEEVLVDEYQDTNMVQETLIKLVTRDSEEQGNLFMVGDVKQSIYRFRLAEPFLFLTKYKRFTQDGRQFGKRIDLNKNFRSRSQVLDATNFIFNQLMDEEVGEIAYDDDASLKLGALYPKVEGMETELLLIAKENAEEGAEEESDSSLVAFSEAELETAQLEARAMARKIKELVQNRFQIYDRKLDIMRNVTYRDFVILLRSMPWAAQIMDEFKQEGVPIYADLSTGYFDATEVMIMMSLLKVVDNPHQDIPLASVLRSPVVGLSDEELATLRAEQKKGTYYDALKTYLAVSDHEELRDKVKYFYEQLKAWRTQARQSSLSELVWQIYRDTGFFEFVGGLPGGKQRQANLRALYDRARQYEATSFRGLFRFLRFIERMQDRGNDLGAARALGEQEDVVRLMTIHSSKGLEFPVVFVAGLARQFNLMDLNKAYLLDKELGFGSKYIDPKLRITYPTLLQQTMKKKMKKESMAEEMRVLYVALTRAKEKLILVGTVKDAPEKLRQWSSVMAHEDWTLPAHVRRDAKCYLDWIGPSLIRHRNVSDMVEGGVQPAEMIHQHASSWKLSTLLAGDLAEQPLEEQQHHEELLNALQKHEPVSESSDYKDEVYRRLNWSYDYRVASVHRSKQSVSELKRQQQLTDAGGSDDLVRGSKAPLESRPLFLQEKSLTGAEKGTATHAVMQQLPLNKAYTLEMVQDFIQSMVTKELLTQEQADAVDANDVADFLDSDIAQGIRTARTVYREMPFSLGVSAKEIYDHWEQEDETILVQGIIDCLYETEEGLVLLDFKTDNISDRFQGDFERAKPFLIERYRIQLELYAKAIERIVKQPVQHRYLYFLDGGHAVEI